Sequence from the Candidatus Angelobacter sp. genome:
CGTGATGCGCCGGCTTGAAACCGAATATGGGGACACGAACCGCGACGTAGGCATCGCCGTGTTGCCCGTCTGGAAATCGCCGTGGGGCGGTCAGTCGGCGCTCCTGCCGCTGCTTCGTTCGCTGGCTGTCGTGGCGACGCTGCTGTTGTTGCTCGTGATCGCAAACGTCGGCAACCTGCTGCTCGCCCGCGCCACGGCCCGGCAGTCGGAAATGGCGGTGCGCCTGGCGCTCGGGGCAGGGCGGGCCCGACTCGCGCGTCAGTTGCTGACCGAGAGCTCTTTCCTCGCGGCGCTTGGCGGTGCGCTCGGCTGCATGTTTGCCTCCTGGGGCGTGGGACTTCTCTTCAGACTCCTGCCTCCGGCGCCGCACCTCCCGCTGGGTTACGATGTGCATCTCAACGGAACGGTCCTGTCCTTCAGCGCCCTCGTGACTCTCGGCACCGGAGTTCTGTTCGGCCTCACTCCCGCGTCGCAGGCCGTAAAGGCGAACCTCAACGACACGCTCAAGCAGGGGGCGCGCGCCGGCGTTTCCGGACCGCAGATCCATCGATTGCGAGGTTCGCTCGTGGTTTGCGAAGTTGCCTTCGCCCTCGTGCTGTTGGCGGGAATGGCCCTTTGCGCTCAAAGCTTTCGCCGTGCCCGGCAAATCGATCTCGGTCTCGACCCGCGTAACGTCTGGGTCGCAGGCTTCCGACTGCCTGTGGTCGGTTACGATGACGATCGGACGCGAAGCACATATCGCCGCCTGCGCGAGAGCCTCGCCGCGCTGCCCGGTGTCGAAAGCGTCGCGCTTGCCGACTGGTTGCCGCTCGGATTCGAAGGCGGCAGCAGCACGCGCTTCGCGGCGGCAGGATACCAGCCGGCGCCAGGGGAACCGATGTCCGCCGGTGTGAGCACAGTCTCGCCGGATTATTTTCGTACGCTGCGAATCCCCGTCCTCGGCGGCCGCGAATTCGCCGAACGCGATGACGCCGCCGCCGCGCGTGTCGTCGTCGTCAACCGGCTTTTCGCCGACCGCTACTTTTCGGGACGCAATCCGCTCGGATTGAAACTGGATTTCTGGTCGCGCGAATGGACCGTCGTGGGCGTGGTGAAGAGCGGGAAATACCGTTCCCTGAACGAGCCGCCGACGCCGTTCATCTACGTTTGCGAACCGCAGGTCGGCGACCGCAGTCTTGCGGCCGTCGTGCGCACTGACGGTGATCCGCGCGGCATCGCGCGGGCTGTCGAGCGGGCGGCGCTGGCGGTCGATTTGTTGCTCAAGCCGGTCGCGGCCCTGACGATGCCGGATTACACGGCCGGGGCGTTTGCCGTTCCGCGCATGGCGGCGGCACTGCTCAGCGCTGTCGGCGCGATTGCGTTGGCGCTCGCGGGGCTTGGGCTCTATGCGGTCATTGCCTGTTCCGTGAGCCAGCGCACGCGCGAAATCGGCCTGCGCATGGCGCTGGGCGCGCAACGATTCGATGTGCTCCGGTTGTTCGTGAAGCAAGGGTTGAAGCTCACCGGACTGGGAATTGTGATCGGTGTGATCGGCACCGCGGCCGCCGCGCAAGTGTTGTCCAGCCTGTT
This genomic interval carries:
- a CDS encoding ABC transporter permease; amino-acid sequence: MNDLKFAFRQLLKNPGFTAVAVLTLALGIGVNTVVFSWIRAVLLDTVPGARDAHRLVVLCPRHVSGRLSDTTSVLDNRDLAAETNAFVGVTGSRYDAMSLRVGKEIEWVWVESTEANFFDVLRVTPALGRFFLAGEDTHPGGDAVAVLSHRFWQRRFGGETNVIGRVVEIANRSFTVIGVAPANFYGGMGGLQFDLWLPITMSTDFNDTAEALSRRNFRVLHTYARLQPGVSIARAQSAASAVMRRLETEYGDTNRDVGIAVLPVWKSPWGGQSALLPLLRSLAVVATLLLLLVIANVGNLLLARATARQSEMAVRLALGAGRARLARQLLTESSFLAALGGALGCMFASWGVGLLFRLLPPAPHLPLGYDVHLNGTVLSFSALVTLGTGVLFGLTPASQAVKANLNDTLKQGARAGVSGPQIHRLRGSLVVCEVAFALVLLAGMALCAQSFRRARQIDLGLDPRNVWVAGFRLPVVGYDDDRTRSTYRRLRESLAALPGVESVALADWLPLGFEGGSSTRFAAAGYQPAPGEPMSAGVSTVSPDYFRTLRIPVLGGREFAERDDAAAARVVVVNRLFADRYFSGRNPLGLKLDFWSREWTVVGVVKSGKYRSLNEPPTPFIYVCEPQVGDRSLAAVVRTDGDPRGIARAVERAALAVDLLLKPVAALTMPDYTAGAFAVPRMAAALLSAVGAIALALAGLGLYAVIACSVSQRTREIGLRMALGAQRFDVLRLFVKQGLKLTGLGIVIGVIGTAAAAQVLSSLLIGVSASDPEAYFTVVAMLAGVALIACWLPARRAAKIDPMEALRYE